One Micromonospora sp. WMMD1120 genomic region harbors:
- the mqnC gene encoding cyclic dehypoxanthinyl futalosine synthase, with amino-acid sequence MTVSREIDDILQRGADGGRITPEEALVLYTEAPFHALGEAADAVRRRRYPDNVVTYLIDRNINYTNVCVTACKFCAFYRAPKHKEGWTHPTEEILRRCGEAVELGATQVMLQGGHHPDYGVEYYEELFSSVKQAYPQLAIHSIGPSEILHMAKVSGVSLDEAIARIKTAGLDSIAGAGAEMLPERPRRAIAPLKESGERWLEVMELAHRQGVESTATMMMGTGETHAERIEHLRMIRDVQDRTRGFRAFIPWTYQPENNHLKGRTQATTLEYLRLVAVARLFFETVPHLQASWLTTGKDVGQLALHMGVDDLGSIMLEENVISSAGARHRSNLHELIAMIRSADRIPAQRDTLYNRLAVHHTPADDPTDERVVSHFSSIALPGGGAGRSLPLVDVN; translated from the coding sequence GTGACGGTGAGCCGGGAGATCGACGACATCCTGCAGCGCGGCGCGGACGGCGGGCGGATCACGCCCGAGGAGGCGCTGGTGCTCTACACCGAGGCGCCCTTCCACGCGTTGGGCGAGGCGGCGGACGCCGTCCGTCGGCGGCGCTACCCGGACAACGTCGTCACGTACCTGATCGATCGCAACATCAACTACACGAACGTCTGCGTGACGGCGTGCAAGTTCTGCGCGTTCTACCGGGCGCCGAAGCACAAGGAGGGGTGGACCCACCCGACCGAGGAGATCCTGCGCCGGTGCGGCGAGGCGGTCGAGCTGGGCGCGACCCAGGTGATGCTCCAGGGCGGGCACCACCCCGACTACGGGGTGGAGTACTACGAGGAGCTGTTCTCCTCGGTCAAGCAGGCGTACCCGCAGCTGGCCATCCACTCGATCGGCCCGAGCGAGATCCTGCACATGGCGAAGGTGTCCGGGGTCAGCCTGGACGAGGCCATCGCCCGGATCAAGACCGCCGGCCTGGACTCGATCGCCGGCGCCGGCGCGGAGATGCTGCCCGAGCGGCCCCGCAGGGCGATCGCCCCGCTCAAGGAGTCGGGTGAGCGCTGGCTGGAGGTCATGGAGCTGGCCCACCGACAGGGGGTCGAGTCGACCGCCACGATGATGATGGGCACCGGCGAGACGCACGCCGAGCGGATCGAGCACCTGCGCATGATCCGGGACGTGCAGGACCGCACCCGTGGGTTCCGGGCCTTCATCCCGTGGACGTACCAGCCGGAGAACAACCACCTCAAGGGCCGCACCCAGGCGACCACCCTGGAATACCTGCGGCTGGTAGCGGTGGCCCGGCTCTTCTTCGAGACGGTGCCGCACCTGCAGGCGTCGTGGCTGACGACCGGCAAGGACGTCGGGCAGCTCGCCCTGCACATGGGCGTGGACGACCTCGGCTCGATCATGCTGGAGGAGAACGTCATCTCCTCCGCCGGTGCCCGGCACCGCTCCAACCTGCACGAGCTGATCGCCATGATCCGCTCGGCGGACCGCATCCCCGCGCAGCGCGACACCCTCTACAACCGGCTCGCCGTGCACCACACCCCGGCCGACGACCCGACCGACGAGCGGGTGGTCTCGCACTTCTCCTCGATCGCCCTGCCCGGCGGCGGCGCGGGTCGGTCGCTGCCCCTGGTGGACGTCAACTGA
- the paaD gene encoding 1,2-phenylacetyl-CoA epoxidase subunit PaaD has translation MVSARTAAASVVDPEIRVVTIDELGILRAVEEDPASGRVTVTITPTYTGCPAMDVIRADIRRALAAAGHRDAEVRTVYSPAWSTDWISAGGRAKLAAAGIAPPAPTAGPGVVPLTLAVRCPRCGSPETEQVSRFGSTACKALWRCRSCSEPFDHLKAL, from the coding sequence GTGGTGAGCGCGAGGACGGCCGCCGCGAGCGTGGTGGACCCGGAGATCCGGGTGGTCACCATCGACGAGCTCGGCATTCTGCGGGCGGTCGAGGAGGACCCGGCCAGTGGGCGGGTCACAGTGACCATCACCCCGACCTACACCGGCTGCCCGGCGATGGACGTCATCCGCGCCGACATCCGCCGCGCGCTCGCCGCCGCCGGCCATCGCGACGCGGAGGTCCGCACCGTCTACAGCCCGGCGTGGAGCACCGACTGGATCTCCGCGGGTGGGCGGGCGAAGCTCGCCGCCGCCGGGATCGCCCCGCCCGCGCCGACCGCCGGCCCCGGCGTCGTGCCGTTGACGCTCGCGGTCCGTTGCCCGCGCTGCGGCTCACCGGAGACCGAGCAGGTCAGCCGGTTCGGCTCCACCGCGTGCAAGGCGCTGTGGCGCTGCCGCTCGTGCTCCGAACCCTTCGACCACCTGAAGGCGCTGTGA
- the paaC gene encoding 1,2-phenylacetyl-CoA epoxidase subunit PaaC, translated as MSGKPIDFTLGLADDALIAAQRLAEWTTRAPEMEEDIALANIALDQLGAARLLLSYAGELEGAGRDEDALAYLRDDREFRNVLLVELPNGDFAVTMAKLLFLAAYQLPLYTALAGCADERLAAIGAKARKESAYHLDHGALWVKRLGDGTEESHRRMQAAVDHVWPYTHELFVADPAAPVDPATLRPAFDEAVGPVLAEATLTRPDSGWAPGGGRAGVHTEHLSYLLAEMQVLHRAHPGARW; from the coding sequence GTGAGCGGCAAGCCGATCGACTTCACCCTCGGGCTCGCCGACGACGCGTTGATCGCGGCTCAGCGGCTCGCCGAGTGGACCACCCGGGCGCCGGAGATGGAAGAGGACATCGCGCTGGCCAACATCGCGCTCGACCAGCTCGGGGCAGCCCGCCTGCTGCTGTCGTACGCCGGTGAGCTGGAGGGCGCCGGCCGCGACGAGGACGCGCTGGCGTACCTGCGCGACGACCGCGAGTTCCGCAACGTGCTCCTGGTCGAGCTGCCCAACGGCGACTTCGCGGTGACCATGGCGAAGCTGCTCTTCCTGGCCGCCTATCAACTGCCGCTGTACACCGCGCTGGCCGGCTGCGCCGACGAGCGGCTGGCCGCGATCGGCGCGAAGGCACGCAAGGAGTCGGCCTACCACCTGGACCACGGCGCGCTCTGGGTGAAGCGGCTGGGCGACGGCACCGAGGAGTCGCACCGTCGGATGCAGGCGGCCGTCGACCACGTGTGGCCGTACACCCATGAGCTTTTCGTCGCGGACCCGGCGGCGCCGGTCGACCCGGCCACTCTGCGGCCGGCGTTCGACGAGGCGGTCGGCCCGGTGCTGGCCGAGGCGACGCTCACCCGGCCGGACAGCGGTTGGGCGCCGGGCGGCGGGCGGGCCGGCGTGCACACCGAGCACCTGTCCTACCTGCTGGCCGAGATGCAGGTGCTGCACCGCGCCCACCCCGGGGCACGGTGGTGA
- the paaE gene encoding 1,2-phenylacetyl-CoA epoxidase subunit PaaE, translating to MTVTITRPVRRRPVFHPLPVAAVDRLTDDSVAVTFAVPEELRATFAFRAGQHLTVRRVAEDGADVRRSYSICSTPDDLARHGRLRIGVREVPGGAFSAFACGALRGGDTVEVLPPLGTFTTAFAPDRVRHYGAVVAGSGITPVLGLVATALAVEPASTFTLVYGNRTANTVMFAEELADLKDRYPTRLHLVHVLSREQGESPLLSGRIDADRTGRLLGSIVPGDAIEEWFLCGPYGMVVDVREVLTARGLPESAVHTELFHVDAPPEPVRRPAEQAGAGTEVTIVLDGRSSSFTMGREERVLDAALKVRGELPYACKGGVCSTCKAKVVDGAVTMARNYALEPDELAAGYVLTCQSSPTTDRLTVDYDA from the coding sequence GTGACTGTCACCATCACCCGCCCGGTCCGTCGCCGGCCGGTCTTCCACCCGCTTCCGGTCGCCGCCGTCGACCGGCTCACCGACGACTCCGTGGCGGTGACCTTCGCCGTACCCGAGGAGTTGCGCGCGACCTTCGCGTTCCGCGCGGGTCAGCACCTCACCGTGCGGCGGGTCGCCGAGGACGGCGCCGACGTGCGCCGGTCGTACTCGATCTGCTCCACCCCGGACGACCTGGCCCGGCACGGCCGGCTGCGGATCGGCGTGCGCGAGGTCCCCGGCGGCGCCTTCTCGGCGTTCGCCTGTGGAGCGCTGCGCGGCGGCGACACGGTCGAGGTGCTGCCGCCGCTGGGCACCTTCACCACGGCGTTCGCGCCGGACCGGGTCCGCCACTACGGCGCCGTCGTCGCCGGCTCCGGCATCACCCCGGTGCTCGGGCTGGTCGCGACCGCCCTGGCCGTCGAGCCGGCCAGCACGTTCACACTGGTGTACGGCAACCGCACGGCGAACACTGTGATGTTCGCCGAGGAGTTGGCCGACCTGAAGGACCGCTACCCGACCCGCCTGCACCTGGTGCACGTGCTCTCCCGGGAACAGGGCGAGTCGCCGCTGCTCTCCGGGCGGATCGACGCCGACCGGACGGGCCGGCTGCTGGGCAGCATCGTGCCGGGCGACGCGATCGAGGAGTGGTTCCTCTGCGGCCCGTACGGCATGGTCGTCGACGTGCGGGAGGTGCTCACCGCGCGCGGGCTGCCCGAGTCGGCGGTGCACACCGAACTGTTCCACGTCGACGCGCCGCCGGAGCCGGTGCGCCGCCCAGCCGAGCAGGCGGGTGCCGGCACCGAGGTCACCATCGTGCTGGACGGCCGCTCGTCGAGCTTCACCATGGGTCGCGAGGAACGGGTGCTGGACGCCGCGTTGAAGGTGCGCGGCGAACTGCCGTACGCCTGCAAGGGCGGCGTCTGCTCCACCTGCAAGGCGAAGGTCGTGGACGGCGCTGTCACGATGGCCCGCAACTACGCCCTGGAGCCCGACGAGCTGGCCGCCGGCTACGTGCTGACCTGCCAGTCCAGCCCGACGACTGACAGGCTGACCGTCGACTACGACGCCTGA
- a CDS encoding RloB family protein, with protein MVEKAIAEADRAAAQGDGYDEVWCVFDVEAPRAHARLGAALALAGRHGVNCAVSNPCFEVYLLLHEDLPYLTTIEACRRLEEHPCGYSRRGKLLDYEALRAGRPDAFRRAARLDRLSADRPLADRNPSTSVPGLVTALETDAASNPL; from the coding sequence GTGGTGGAGAAGGCCATCGCGGAAGCTGACCGGGCCGCTGCCCAGGGTGATGGCTACGACGAGGTCTGGTGCGTCTTCGATGTCGAGGCACCGCGTGCACACGCCCGCCTCGGCGCGGCACTGGCGTTGGCTGGGCGGCACGGCGTCAACTGCGCCGTCTCGAATCCCTGCTTCGAGGTCTACCTCCTACTCCACGAGGATCTGCCATACCTGACGACCATCGAGGCGTGTCGGCGGCTGGAAGAGCACCCGTGTGGCTATAGCCGGCGCGGAAAGCTCCTGGACTACGAGGCTCTGAGAGCAGGGCGCCCTGACGCATTTCGTCGAGCAGCGCGGCTGGACAGGCTGAGTGCAGACCGGCCGCTGGCCGACAGGAACCCCTCGACCTCGGTGCCAGGCCTGGTAACGGCGCTGGAGACCGACGCCGCCAGCAACCCCTTATAA
- a CDS encoding ATP-binding protein, with translation MLLRFRVTNFASLRDEAELSLVATDDHPGLAVKPVPREKLYALPVAGIFGPNASGKSNVIKALGFARDAVRLSHQRWLPEEPIPGRWPFRLDHASGSRPSEFVFDFVVENVRYEFGFALDDEEIRHEWLYAFPKGRRQIYLERDGRSLHFGNNLTGPRELIAETVRPNSLFLSAAATLNHPQLSKIYRWFSPRQMVASGDVSTARPPHVLPDERMLALLRFADLGVVGATVVERESDPGADPNDPQVELVHSAHTQDGKAPLPWLWESAGTHSWFHLLQLAVRALDAGGLLAVDDLGGELHPLLTTELIRLFHEPDTNPHGAQLIFNSHDVGLLGRHRNLRLGRDQIWLTEKDSGGATRLYPLSEFRVRGGLDDVEGRYLKGRYGAVPFLDQEVLSLLSPPTRAA, from the coding sequence ATGCTGCTGCGCTTCCGAGTGACCAACTTCGCCTCGCTTCGCGACGAAGCCGAGCTGAGCCTCGTCGCCACCGACGACCACCCGGGCCTCGCCGTCAAGCCGGTGCCACGGGAGAAGCTGTACGCTCTGCCCGTGGCCGGCATCTTTGGCCCGAACGCTTCAGGCAAGTCCAACGTCATCAAGGCCCTCGGCTTCGCACGCGACGCGGTCCGACTGTCTCACCAACGGTGGCTACCGGAAGAACCGATCCCGGGCCGGTGGCCGTTCCGGCTCGACCACGCGAGCGGATCTCGGCCGAGCGAGTTTGTCTTCGACTTCGTCGTCGAGAACGTGCGATACGAGTTCGGTTTCGCACTGGACGACGAGGAGATCCGGCACGAGTGGCTGTACGCCTTCCCGAAGGGACGGCGGCAGATCTACCTTGAGCGGGACGGCAGGTCGCTGCACTTCGGCAACAACCTGACTGGTCCGCGCGAGCTGATCGCGGAGACCGTGCGACCGAACAGCCTCTTCCTCTCCGCGGCGGCCACGCTCAACCACCCACAGTTGAGCAAAATCTACCGCTGGTTCAGCCCTCGCCAGATGGTCGCCTCGGGGGACGTCTCGACAGCTCGACCTCCACACGTGCTACCGGACGAGCGAATGCTCGCGCTCCTCCGATTCGCGGATCTGGGAGTTGTCGGCGCGACCGTCGTCGAGCGGGAGTCGGACCCTGGCGCCGACCCGAACGACCCGCAGGTCGAGCTTGTGCACTCAGCACACACCCAGGACGGGAAAGCACCTCTGCCCTGGCTGTGGGAGTCGGCGGGAACCCACAGTTGGTTCCATCTCCTGCAACTGGCGGTGCGGGCACTCGACGCCGGCGGACTACTGGCAGTCGACGACCTGGGCGGTGAGCTGCACCCGCTCCTCACCACCGAACTGATTCGACTCTTCCACGAGCCGGACACCAATCCACATGGCGCACAGCTCATTTTCAACAGCCATGACGTCGGGCTGCTCGGCCGCCACCGGAATCTTCGGCTCGGTCGAGACCAGATCTGGCTCACCGAAAAGGACAGCGGGGGCGCGACGCGGCTCTACCCCCTCAGCGAGTTCCGCGTGCGCGGTGGTCTCGACGACGTCGAGGGCAGGTACCTGAAGGGCCGCTACGGTGCCGTGCCGTTCCTGGACCAGGAGGTGCTCAGCCTCCTGAGCCCGCCAACCCGCGCCGCCTGA